A window from Vanessa cardui chromosome 21, ilVanCard2.1, whole genome shotgun sequence encodes these proteins:
- the LOC124539090 gene encoding uncharacterized protein LOC124539090 — protein MKFSEEVYQDLEWWLDNIHQVTPIHHEMMTTNYIVTDASDIQWGALVNNKRLQGAWTRQQQSWHCNMKEMYAVIAAISAETKDLKDSTVILQSDNRTVIAFIRNEGGTRSGPLLELTKVLLTLVDSLNIVLLPHHLPGVYNTEADHLSRKRVAPEWHLLPEATEKIFGVWGTPVIDLFASNLAHVVPTYVSLDLADSNACFHEAFSRHWHYDLAWIFCPPSLLPRVLHHLNSASGRFIIITPKWKKPFWRPDLKNRSLTRPRKIQDLETNLIDTSTGRPPAQVDRLNLEAWLILGGIR, from the coding sequence ATGAAGTTCTCGGAGGAAGTCTATCAAGATTTGGAATGGTGGTTGGACAACATACATCAAGTGACTCCAATCCATCACGAGATGATGACAACGAATTACATCGTTACGGACGCATCCGATATACAATGGGGAGCTCTAGTCAACAACAAGAGATTACAGGGTGCTTGGACTCGGCAACAGCAAAGTTGGCATTGCAACATGAAAGAAATGTATGCAGTGATCGCTGCAATATCAGCCGAAACAAAGGATTTGAAAGACTCGACTGTGATCCTGCAGAGCGACAACCGGACTGTGATAGCCTTCATAAGAAACGAAGGCGGAACAAGGTCAGGGCCTCTCTTAGAGCTGACCAAGGTTCTGCTGACGTTAGTGGACAGCCTCAACATTGTACTCCTCCCACACCACCTCCCGGGAGTTTACAATACGGAAGCCGACCACCTCTCGCGCAAGCGCGTCGCTCCCGAGTGGCATCTATTGCCCGAGGCTACAGAAAAGATTTTCGGCGTTTGGGGAACACCCGTAATCGACCTATTTGCGTCAAATCTCGCACATGTTGTTCCAACATATGTCTCATTAGACTTGGCAGACTCGAACGCTTGCTTTCACGAGGCTTTCAGCAGGCACTGGCATTACGATCTGGCCTGGATTTTCTGCCCACCCAGCCTCCTGCCTCGAGTGCTCCATCATCTCAACTCAGCATCAGgcagatttataataataacgccCAAGTGGAAGAAACCATTTTGGCGCCCAGACCTCAAAAACAGGTCACTGACTCGACCGAGGAAGATTCAGGACTTGGAAACAAATCTCATAGACACATCCACGGGGCGTCCACCGGCTCAAGTGGACAGACTGAACCTGGAAGCTTGGCTCATTTTGGGTGGGATTCGTTGA